A region of Deferribacterota bacterium DNA encodes the following proteins:
- a CDS encoding NADH:ubiquinone reductase (Na(+)-transporting) subunit D codes for MKKYIDYIRKPLFKENPITVQVLGICSALAVTTTLENSIVMSLAVIFVVAFSNLIISLIRSFLPFSIRIIIEMAVIASLVIIVDQFIKAYFYDISRQLSVFVGLIITNCIVLGRVEAFAKSNPPIDSFFDGIGNALGYTLILIVVGAIREFFGSGSLLGYEILKLADNGGWYEPNGMFLLSPSAFFIIGVIIWYVRFRNPSIQES; via the coding sequence ATGAAAAAGTATATTGATTATATAAGAAAACCTCTTTTTAAAGAGAACCCTATAACAGTTCAAGTTTTAGGGATTTGTTCTGCTTTAGCTGTAACAACAACGCTTGAAAATAGCATAGTAATGTCTTTAGCAGTTATATTTGTTGTTGCTTTCTCAAACTTAATAATAAGTTTAATTAGGTCATTCTTGCCCTTCTCAATTAGAATTATTATTGAAATGGCTGTGATTGCTTCACTAGTAATAATAGTTGACCAATTTATTAAGGCTTATTTTTATGATATAAGTAGACAGCTCTCAGTATTTGTTGGTCTTATTATTACTAACTGTATTGTGCTTGGTAGAGTGGAAGCCTTTGCTAAATCAAATCCACCAATTGATAGCTTCTTTGATGGCATTGGCAATGCATTGGGCTATACATTAATTTTGATTGTAGTAGGGGCTATAAGAGAATTTTTTGGATCAGGATCACTCCTTGGATATGAGATTTTAAAACTTGCTGATAATGGCGGATGGTATGAGCCTAATGGTATGTTTTTACTTTCCCCAAGCGCATTCTTTATTATTGGTGTTATTATTTGGTATGTTCGCTTTAGAAATCCAAGCATACAGGAGAGCTAA